Proteins encoded by one window of Sus scrofa isolate TJ Tabasco breed Duroc chromosome 12, Sscrofa11.1, whole genome shotgun sequence:
- the PIGW gene encoding phosphatidylinositol-glycan biosynthesis class W protein, giving the protein MSQKQMKEAFVSNHNGTSVLEITEGLCLPAFCILCRGLLIVLSPHLRSSSHTWRTRFFIDFAFLIVPLVITLTVFSTFVLLEYLIVIIFGAGLFYEIYCRRTCYAGMPVQKILEKFLKVSLESEYIPAVSCFRVINSAFTAVAILAVDFPLFPRRFAKTELYGTGAMDFGVGGFIFGTAMVCPEVRGIYTKGSRLCYLRKSLCSVWPLVLLGMGRLVIIKSIGYQEHLTEYGVHWNFFFTIIVVKLITSLLLIIFPLNKSWIVALSMTVLYQLALNFTPLKSFILYGTDGSGTRVGLLNANREGIISTLGYAAIHMAGVQTGSYVLKKRPHIKDWIKVTYCVLLTAIGLFIALYILQVTVEVASRRMANLAFCIWIVASCLILLSSLLLGDIILSFAKFLIKGAAVPCSWELIQSPGINKKHSESLVSKAERKEPICCLITAMNRNQLIFFLLSNVTTGLINLSVDTLHSNTLWALFLLNLYMFSNCLIIYVLHLQNKTIKFW; this is encoded by the coding sequence atgtCTCAAAAGCAGATGAAGGAAGCTTTTGTCAGTAATCACAATGGAACGAGCGTGCTGGAAATCACTGAGGGCTTGTGCTTGCCTGCGTTCTGTATCCTATGCAGAGGGCTCCTGATTGTTCTCTCACCGCACTTACGTTCTTCTTCACACACCTGGAGAACTCGATTCTTCATTGACTTTGCCTTCCTAATAGTTCCCCTGGTGATCACTTTGACTGTTTTCTCTACATTTGTCCTCCTTGAGTACCTCATTGTAATTATCTTTGGGGCAGGGCTGTTCTATGAAATATACTGCAGGAGAACTTGCTATGCTGGAATGCCTGTCCAGAAAATCCTTGAAAAATTCTTGAAAGTCAGTCTAGAATCAGAATACATTCCAGCCGTCTCCTGTTTCCGTGTAATTAATAGTGCATTTACTGCTGTTGCCATTTTGGCTGTGGACTTCCCACTTTTTCCCAGAAGATTTGCCAAAACCGAGCTCTACGGGACAGGAGCAATGGATTTTGGAGTAGGAGGCTTTATTTTTGGGACTGCAATGGTTTGTCCAGAGGTGAGGGGAATATATACAAAAGGGTCCAGACTTTGTTATCTTAGAAAGTCATTGTGTTCTGTTTGGCCATTAGTCCTCCTAGGAATGGGGCGATTGGTCATTATAAAATCCATAGGCTATCAGGAACATTTAACCGAGTATGGAGTTCATTGGAACTTTTTCTTTACCATAATAGTTGTGAAATTGATAACGTCActgcttttgattatttttccccTAAATAAATCCTGGATTGTGGCTCTCAGCATGACTGTATTATACCAGCTAGCTCTTAATTTTACCCCACTGAAAAGTTTCATTTTGTATGGTACTGATGGCAGTGGCACAAGGGTTGGCTTATTAAATGCCAATCGAGAAGGAATAATCTCTACCTTGGGGTACGCGGCGATACACATGGCCGGTGTTCAAACAGGGTCATATGTGCTTAAGAAAAGACCACATATCAAAGACTGGATAAAAGTAACATATTGTGTTCTACTGACAGCTATTGGCCTCTTCATAGCTCTTTACATACTTCAGGTAACTGTAGAAGTAGCATCTCGAAGAATGGCCAATTTAGCCTTTTGTATTTGGATAGTTGCTTCTTGCCTGATCCTTCTTAGTAGTTTATTACTGGGTGATATAATTTTGAGTTTTGCCAAATTTCTAATTAAAGGGGCAGCAGTACCATGTTCTTGGGAACTTATCCAGTCACCTGgcataaataaaaagcattcagaATCTCTAGTCTCTAAAGCTGAAAGAAAGGAACCCATTTGTTGTTTAATCACAGCAATGAACAGAAACCAGTTAATCTTTTTCTTGCTGTCAAATGTAACAACTGGCCTAATCAACCTGTCAGTAGATACATTACACAGCAATACCTTGTGGGCCTTATTTCTGCTCAATCTCTACATGTTTAGCAACTGCTTAATTATATATGTGCTACACTTGCAAAATAAGACTATAAAATTTTGGTGA